The DNA sequence GGCTGCCCTGGTCGGCAACGGCGGCATCGTGGCGCACTCCGTCGGCGCGGTCATCGTGCTCGGCATCCTGTCGATCCTGGCCATCGGCATGCTGTGGATGGAGATGCTCATCCGCCAGGCGGCGATCATGGTGCTGGTCACCATGATGCCGATCGCTCTGGCCGGGCAGATGCAGGACTCGACCAAGGAGTGGTGGCCCAAGGCCCGTAACGCTCTCATCGCGCTGATCCTGATGAAGCCCGTGATCGTCATCTGCTTCTCCATCGGCTTCTCCGCGATGGGAAACAGCACGGGAATTCAGAACATCCTCGTCGGCCTGGTCATCTTCATCATCTCCGGCTTCGCCTGGCCGGCGATAGCGAAGTTCATCACCTTCACCACCGTCGGAGCCGGCGCTGCCATGGCCTCCGGGATGATCAGTTCCCTCGGGTCGAGCGCGTCGTCGATGTTCGGCGGGAACCAGCCCGCGCTCGCCGGGCCGGGAACCGTCGGCGGCGGCAGCAGCTACACCCGGGCCCTGGAGGGGGACAACATGGCGACCGCCGGCTTCGGCTCGGGCGGCGGCGGGAACGCCGGGTCCGGGAATACCGGCGGACAGGGCGGCGGCTTCTGGAAGGGCGGCGTCGGCAAGGCGGGCTCGAAGGGCACCGGCGGCGCCGGTGTCGGAACCCAGGTCGGCGCCGCTGTGGGGCTCGGTGTCCAGCTCGCCGCGCTCGGCAAGGACACCGTCGAAAGCGGATTCGCCAGTGCGGCGGCGCACGCCGGGCTCGACCAGGGAGGCCAGGGCGGCGGCCGCCACGTCGTCGTACCCCCGCGCACCGGCGGTGGTGGCGGTGGCGGTGAGTCCGCCCCGCCGGCCTCCGGTTCGCTCAGGACCGAGAGCGAACCCCCGCCGCCGGCCGTCACCGCCCAGTCGACTCCGCCCGCGTCGCCGCGGCCGGAGTCGACGCCGCCGCCGAGCCAGACCGCGACGGCCCCCGCCCAGGGAGGTGACGCCTGATGTCCACACCGCACACCTTCAGCGGCTGGCAATCCGAGCGTTCGGGTTTCATGGGCAACCTCAGCGGCATCGGCTTCACCCTGGTGGCCGGCGCCTGCGTGGTCGCCCTCATCCCGCTCTACCAGCACAGCTGGGGCGCCGCCCTGGTCTTCCTCCCCCTCGCCGCGCTGCTGATCCTGCTCGCCTTCGGGCGGGTGCTGGGGCTGAGCGCGGACGAGTGGATCGTCCTCGCAGTAAGGCACCAGATCGCCGTGGCCACGAACCGCAACATCTTCCTCTCCGGCGTCTTCGCCCCCCGCACCAAGGACGGCGAACAGCCCATGGACCTGCCCGGGGTGCTGGCGCGCCTGCACCTGCTGGAAGCCCCCGACGGCCTGGGGGGCACCCTCGGCGTCATGCACAACCCGGTCGACGGCACCTACACCGCCATCTGCCGGGTCACCTTTCCCGGCCTGGCGCTGGTCGACACCGACCGGCAGAACGCCCGCGTACGCGCCTGGGGCGCCTTCCTGCGCTCCCAGTGCAAGGAGGGCGGCGCGATCACCCGGATCAGCGTCCACCAGCGCTCTCTTCCCGACGACGGCGCGGCCCTGCGGTCGTGGACGGAGCGCCACACCGCCGACGAGGCACCGCCCGCGGCCGTCCAGGCACTGGGCGAGCTGATGGAAGGCGCCGGCCCGACCGCGACGATCCGCGAGACCTACCTGGCCCTGACCCTCTCCTCCTCGCGCGCGAGGCTGGCCATCAAGGGCGCCGGCGGCGGACAGATCGGCGCAGCCGCCGTCCTGGTGCGCGAAATCCACGCGATGCAGGGCTCCCTCTCCAGCGCGGGCCTTCAGGTCGTGGAGTGGCTCACCCCCCGCGGCGTCGCCCAGGCGATCCGCACCTCCTATGACCCCGAGGCCCAACTCGCCCTCGCCGCCCGCAACACCGCGGCCGAAGACCCGGCCTGGTCGGGCGCCGAGCGCGGCGTCGACCCCGAACTCGCCGGACCGGCCGCGACCGAGACCGGCTGGGGCCTGTACCGGCACGACGGCGCCTGGACCGTCACCTACCAGGTCCGCGCCTTCCCCCGCAGCGAGGTCTACGCCACCTTCCTCCAGCCCCTGCTGCGCCCGCGGCAGAACGCCCGCCGCTCGCTCTCCCTCGTCTACGAGCCGATCGGCCCGGCCAAGGCCCGGCAGGAACTCGCCCGCGAGAAGACCAAGCGCGACACCGCCCGCAAGCTGCGCGCGAAGACCGGCCGGGCGGAGTCGGAGGACGAGCGCCGTGAGGCGATGACCGCCCGCGCCCAGGACATCGCCCGCGCGTCCGGCCACGGTGTGGTCCGCCTGACCTGTCTGATCGCCGTCACCGTGACCAGCCTCGACCAGCTGGAGACCGCCTGCGCCGAGCTCCAGGCCGACGCCTCCGACGCCGGCCTGGAGATCCGCCGGGTGTGGGGCGCGCAGGACGCCGCGTTCGCCGTCGCCGCCCTCCCGCTCGGCCAGGGCCTTCCGGACCGAAGGGTGGGCATCTGATGGCGCTGTTCTCCCGAAGGAGGGACGACACCTCCCTCAAGGCCGCCACCATCTCCGACCTCTTCGACGCGCCCGCCGAGACGTCCCCGGCGAAGACCAAGGTCTCCGCCCGCGACCTGCGGCGCTCGCGCCTGCTGGAGGATCCGGCGGCCGCCATGCGCGTGGCCCCCAAACGCGGTTGGTCCGGACCGTTCGCCGGCCGGGCCGCGTCCCTGGCCAAGGTCGAGGTGGTGCGCGCCGACACCGAGCGGGCCAGCGGCATCTACCCCTTCCTGCACGCCGCCTCTCTGCCGCCGATCGGCGTCTACATGGGCTGGAACACCCTGACCATGCAGGCGTTCTCCGCACATCCGGCCGCCTGGGTGCGCGAGGGCCTGTGCACCAACCCCAACGTGATGATCACCGGCATCCCCGGGTCCGGGAAGTCGGCGCACATCAAGGCGTTGTGCTTCCGCCTGATGGCCCTCGGCCACCGCACCCTGATCGCCGGAGACGTCAAGGGCGAGTACCGGGCCCTGTGCGAGCACCTCGGGGTCGAACCCGTTCGCCTCGGTCCCGGCCTGACCGGCCGGCTCAACCCGCTGGACGCCGGCCCGCTCGGCCACGGCCTGGAGAAGATCAGAGGCCCGGAGTTGAAGACTCGGCTCCAAGAGATCCACCGCCGCCGTCTCACCCTGCTCAAAGCGCTGCTGGAGCTCCAGCTCAAGCGCACCCTGAAACCGCAGGAAGAGGAGTGCCTGGACATCGCCGTCCGCGAGGTCACCGGCGAACTCCACGGCCAGAGCACCCTCAGCGTGCCCACCCTCCCGCTGGTCTACGAACGGCTGAAGGACCCCACCGACGCGATGGCCCGCGAACTGCGCGTCCGCGGCGACGACGTCCAGCTCGCCCGCGAACAGATGACCTCCCTTCGCTCCGCCCTCGGCGGCATGATCACCGGCCACCTTGGCGGCCTGTTCGACCAGCAGACCAGCATTGGCCTGGACTGGCAGGCCCCCATCCAGTCCGTCGATATCTCCGCCCTGGAACAGTACGGCGACGAGACCGTCGCCATGGTCCTCACCTGTGTCTCCTCCTGGGCCCAGAGCGCCATCGACCGCCCCGGTGAACGTCCCTGGATCGTGGTCCGGGACGAGCTGTGGCGGCAGATGCGCTCCGGCGGCGCCGCCATGGTCCGCAAGATCGACGCCGACCTCCGCCTCTCCCGCGCCACCGGCACCATCCAGCTGCTGGCCACCCACCGCCTGTCCGACTTCGAAGCCGTCGGCTCAGCCGGCAGCGAGGCCGTCGCCATCGCCAAGGACCTCATCGCCTCCTGCGAAACCCGCATCCAACTCGCCCAGGACACCAAACCGCTGAACCTGACCCGCGAAGCCATCGGCCTCACCGATGCCGAATGCGACCTCATCGGCTCCTGGGGAGCCGGACAACGCGGTCGCGCTCTGTGGAAGGTCGGCCGCGGCGGCGGCTCCCACGCCGTCCAGCTCATGCTCTCCCACACCGAGCGCAAACTCTTCGAGACCGATGAGCGGATGGTGATCTGACCGTGCCACCCCACGGCAGCCCGCGCCCCTCCCGAGCGGACGCTGATTCCCTCCTGGCTCCCGCACTGATTCTCATCGGCGCCGCGGCGCTGGCCTGCACTCTGCTCACAGCACCTCTGGCAGCGCTGCTGTCCGGGCGAGGCCGGCCGAGGTGGGTGCACGACGACCCGGCCACCACGGCCGTCCTCGCCATCGTCCAGGGCCCCGGCGCGGCCTACTCGCCGGCCCCGCCCGCCTGGCTCTTCTGGACCCTGACGGTCCTGCTGTTCGCCGGTGTCGGATGGGGCACCGTGCGTGTGCTGAGCAAGCGCGGGAAGAAGCCGGCCGGTCTGGCGGGCCGGCATGAACTGGCGGGTATGTTGCCCAAGGGTGCGGCTGAACGGGCCAGGCAGCTACGGCCGGCGCTGGCCGGGCTCAAACGCCTTGACCCCGACGACACCGGCAACCTCCTGGGCAACCTGGAACCGAACGGCCCGGAGCTGCGCTCCTCCTTCGAGGACGTCGAACTCGACCTGATGGCCCCCCGGGCCGGCAAGTCGACGGGCATCGCCGTTCCCCGAGTCCTACGGGCGCGCGGGGCCGTGCTGCTCACGTCGAACAAGGCGGACGTCTACAGCGTCACCAAGGCCGAGCGGGCGCGCGCCGGCACGGTCTGGACGTTCGATCCGCAGGGCATCGCGCACACCCCCCGCGAGATGTGGTGGGACATGCTCGCCGACGCCGCCACGATCGAAGGGGCCCGCAGGCTGGCCGGCCACTTCGTGGGAGCGGTCAACGACGACGCGTCCAAGCGGGACTTCTGGATCTCCGCCGCACAGAACACGCTCACCGCGCTGTTCCACGCCGCGAACCGCGGGAAGTACCAGGTGACGGACGTTCTGGCCTGGCTGGCCGACCCGACGGATCGTACGCCCGTCGACCTGTTGCGCGACGCCGGCATGGTGGCCCTCGCGGAGCAGCTGCAGGGCACGATCAGGGGTGCGGTCGAAACGCGGGACGGCATCTACGAGACCGCCCGCCAGTGCGTGGCTTGTCTCCTGGATCCGGAGATCGCCGCCTGGGTGACCCGCGACCCCCGCCTCCCTCAGTTCCGTCCCGAGGCGCACGCGCTAAGCCAGGACACGCTCTACCTGTTGTCGAAGGACGGCGGGGGCTCGGCCGCCGGCGTCATCGCAGCGGTGGCCGACTCCGTCCTGCGTGCCGGGGTCCGGGCGGCCGAGCGGATGGGCGGGCGCCTCGATCCCCCTATGACCGCCGTACTCGACGAGGCCGCGAACGTCTGCAGGATCTCCGACCTGCCCGACCTCTACTCGCACCTCGGCTCCCGCGGCATCAACGTCGTGACCCTGCTACAGAGCTACCGGCAGGGCAGCCGGGTGTGGGGCGAGGCCGGTATGGACGCGCTGTGGGGCGCCGCAACGGTCAAACTCCTCGGCGCCGGGCTGGACGACGCCGACTTCATCGAGAAGATCTCCAGGCTCGTAGGAGAACACGACGTCACCACGGTGAGCTATTCGAAGAGCGCGGGCACGCGCTCACGCTCCACCTCCACCCGCCTCCAGCGAGTGATGCCGGCGGACCGGATCCGCGCCCTTCCCAAGGGCACCGCCCTCCTCCTTGCCACCGGTGTGAAGCCTGCCCTCATCCGGCTGCGCCCCTGGTACGAGGAGCCGGGAGCCGACCGCATCCAGGCGGCCGCCCGGGCCGAGGTGAAGGCCATGACCGCGCGGGCGAATGGAGGGACGTTTCCCGCATGAGCGAGTTCGCCACGGAGAACGCATACCCGGTCGCACCCTTCATCCTCTGTCTGGAGGGCGAGGAGCAGCGGGTGGCGATGGAAGGCCTCGTGGATTGGGTGAGCGGTCTGCTCCTCCCCGTGTATGGCAGGGAGGTCACGTCCCGCTCGCCGTGGTGCCCGCAATGGTGGGAACACGCGGAAGCGATCGCCCAGTTGCATGCCCTGTGGCTCGCCTGGCAGGAACTCACGGGTCCGAATGGAGGACTGACCGGACCGGCGATGTGGCATAGGGATTACTTGGCACCGACGATGCAGACGCTCCGCGATCCCGACGGCCCCTTCGTCGGCTGCCGGGCCGGCGGGCACCGGCCGAAGGAAACTCCTGCGGTGGAGCAGTTTCCCGCGTGACGACCGACGGACAAATTGGTTCTGGCGGCCTATCAAGAGCCGTTCATTGAAGGGATGTAAAGATGACGGAACAATTGAATATGGCGGATGCCTACGAACAGGTCTACTCAGCGGCGGCGCGAATGCTGTGGGCCCAGCAGGGCCCCTCTTGGCGGCAAGAAGACGATCCGGAATGGACATGGCCGGCGGCTCGGCGGGCCGCGTGGCAGGCGTTGGAGCAGGTGTTGCTGGACGCCGAAGCAGCTCTTGGTTCGCCCCAACCGGGTGACGCTTCCGATCCGGCGCGGCACTTGATCTCCCGACGCGCTCCGGAAGGCCGTCCGCTGACCTTCGACGAGGCGGTGCTGGACTGGAAACAGCGACTCGACGCCGACCCGGGATTCCTCGTGGAGCGCAGGGAGCCGTACCCGGACTACTACATGGAGCCCGGATCCTGTGTGATCATCCCCTCTTCCCCGTATTTGGCGATGATCGGTATCTTCCCGGAGCTGTTCTACCGGCTGGCTCCGGGGCGGCCGGCGGTGACCATCGGCTCCGGTGCAGCGGACCTTTGCGCCGTGGCACATGAGGCCGCGGACGCCCTGCGTGCGCCCCTGGGCATCGCCACACCGACACCGCACCCGGGGAATGCGTCTTGGATTGCTTCCGTCTCCCGTCCGGTCTCGGACCTGCCCGACCTTCCCGAGCGCTTCGAGGCCCTGCGCCGCGCGGCGTGGAACGCGGCGGAAGCGATGCCGTCACAGGACGAGCTGAAGGGGACGCTGGACTTTTCGGTGCAGATGGAAGCGGCCGTGGCGGGCGCCGATATTCGGATGATGCTGGCCGGGCAGACGGCGCCCGCGTGGCGCGAGGAGTACCAGCAGATTGATCCGGCGCGGCACGGTGTCGTGGGGCTCGTGACCGGTCCCGCGGGGGAAGCGGTGCCGGTGCCCTTCGAGAAGGATGCCGCCGACTGGCGTGGGCTGAACGCCAAGGGCTCCCTCCCATGGACGCCGGAGGACTACCAGCGGCAGTACTACCCGGATCGCGATGAAACCCAGAATGTGGTGATCTCCGCTACGCGCGCCATGGTCTTCGCCGAGATCCTCGACGAATTCGCGGCACGCCTGACGCCGGGGCGGAACGCGGGGCTCATCCACTACAACGCCTACGAGTTGGGCCAGTTCCTCACCTGGGGGATCGGCCGCGAGCTGCGTGCACACGCCGGATTCTGAGAGGGCGGCACACGTGGCAGACAAGCGCTACCGCATTCTCGTCGTTTCCGACATCAGCGGTATGGGTGGCGGCGGCATTCCGGTGTTCAATCAGCACATCACCGAGGCACTCGCGAAAGAGCACGACGTCACGCTGTTCACTGCCGACCCTGACACGCAGCCTCACCGGGGTGCGCGCATGGTCTCCACCCCCCCGATACCGGAGGGTGTGGAGGACCGTGACTGGATGGAGTTCCAGTCCACCCGCGACCCCCGTACCCATGGTCTCCCCGACCCGAGGACACGGCCGTTCGACCTGATCGTCGGGCACTCTCGTTTCTCCGGCCCAGCTGCAGCCGAGTTGCGTGACCGCTGGTATCCGGACGCGAAGGTCGCGCACTTCCTGCACACGAGCCCGGAGCGGCTCGCCGAGGTCAAGTACGCACGTGATCCGGCACACGCACAGGCCAAGGCGGCTCGGGACTCCCGGATCGAGCGCGAGGTGATGGATCGGGCGGACGTGGTCGTGGGCGTCGGCCCACTGCTGACGGCGGAAGCCGAGCGACTGTCCTCGGCGGGACAGCACGTGCCCGACTCGCACCAGCTCATACCCGGTGTGAGGGTCGAGGAGCTGGTACAGCGCGGACCGCACGAGGGACGCCTCAACCTCTTG is a window from the Streptomyces mobaraensis genome containing:
- a CDS encoding SCO6880 family protein, producing the protein MSTPHTFSGWQSERSGFMGNLSGIGFTLVAGACVVALIPLYQHSWGAALVFLPLAALLILLAFGRVLGLSADEWIVLAVRHQIAVATNRNIFLSGVFAPRTKDGEQPMDLPGVLARLHLLEAPDGLGGTLGVMHNPVDGTYTAICRVTFPGLALVDTDRQNARVRAWGAFLRSQCKEGGAITRISVHQRSLPDDGAALRSWTERHTADEAPPAAVQALGELMEGAGPTATIRETYLALTLSSSRARLAIKGAGGGQIGAAAVLVREIHAMQGSLSSAGLQVVEWLTPRGVAQAIRTSYDPEAQLALAARNTAAEDPAWSGAERGVDPELAGPAATETGWGLYRHDGAWTVTYQVRAFPRSEVYATFLQPLLRPRQNARRSLSLVYEPIGPAKARQELAREKTKRDTARKLRAKTGRAESEDERREAMTARAQDIARASGHGVVRLTCLIAVTVTSLDQLETACAELQADASDAGLEIRRVWGAQDAAFAVAALPLGQGLPDRRVGI
- a CDS encoding TraC family protein, giving the protein MALFSRRRDDTSLKAATISDLFDAPAETSPAKTKVSARDLRRSRLLEDPAAAMRVAPKRGWSGPFAGRAASLAKVEVVRADTERASGIYPFLHAASLPPIGVYMGWNTLTMQAFSAHPAAWVREGLCTNPNVMITGIPGSGKSAHIKALCFRLMALGHRTLIAGDVKGEYRALCEHLGVEPVRLGPGLTGRLNPLDAGPLGHGLEKIRGPELKTRLQEIHRRRLTLLKALLELQLKRTLKPQEEECLDIAVREVTGELHGQSTLSVPTLPLVYERLKDPTDAMARELRVRGDDVQLAREQMTSLRSALGGMITGHLGGLFDQQTSIGLDWQAPIQSVDISALEQYGDETVAMVLTCVSSWAQSAIDRPGERPWIVVRDELWRQMRSGGAAMVRKIDADLRLSRATGTIQLLATHRLSDFEAVGSAGSEAVAIAKDLIASCETRIQLAQDTKPLNLTREAIGLTDAECDLIGSWGAGQRGRALWKVGRGGGSHAVQLMLSHTERKLFETDERMVI
- a CDS encoding type IV secretory system conjugative DNA transfer family protein; the encoded protein is MAPALILIGAAALACTLLTAPLAALLSGRGRPRWVHDDPATTAVLAIVQGPGAAYSPAPPAWLFWTLTVLLFAGVGWGTVRVLSKRGKKPAGLAGRHELAGMLPKGAAERARQLRPALAGLKRLDPDDTGNLLGNLEPNGPELRSSFEDVELDLMAPRAGKSTGIAVPRVLRARGAVLLTSNKADVYSVTKAERARAGTVWTFDPQGIAHTPREMWWDMLADAATIEGARRLAGHFVGAVNDDASKRDFWISAAQNTLTALFHAANRGKYQVTDVLAWLADPTDRTPVDLLRDAGMVALAEQLQGTIRGAVETRDGIYETARQCVACLLDPEIAAWVTRDPRLPQFRPEAHALSQDTLYLLSKDGGGSAAGVIAAVADSVLRAGVRAAERMGGRLDPPMTAVLDEAANVCRISDLPDLYSHLGSRGINVVTLLQSYRQGSRVWGEAGMDALWGAATVKLLGAGLDDADFIEKISRLVGEHDVTTVSYSKSAGTRSRSTSTRLQRVMPADRIRALPKGTALLLATGVKPALIRLRPWYEEPGADRIQAAARAEVKAMTARANGGTFPA
- a CDS encoding DUF4913 domain-containing protein, coding for MSEFATENAYPVAPFILCLEGEEQRVAMEGLVDWVSGLLLPVYGREVTSRSPWCPQWWEHAEAIAQLHALWLAWQELTGPNGGLTGPAMWHRDYLAPTMQTLRDPDGPFVGCRAGGHRPKETPAVEQFPA